Proteins from a single region of Procambarus clarkii isolate CNS0578487 chromosome 62, FALCON_Pclarkii_2.0, whole genome shotgun sequence:
- the foxo gene encoding forkhead box protein O4 produces MASSFFSLVKEEPDTGHDMETTPVALPPTSVGMGGHTPPGGGGRHVGGPPLQAGMPLTPVTPTTHQPPPIRRIEIDPNFEPVARSRANTWPQPCPEGYMEGEEPFAVAAEGPMPVDQSRPPGTIGGPGDPSGGPPKKNTSRRNPWGNMSYADLIAQAIMSSPEGRATLSQIYDWMVQNVPYFKDKGDSNSSAGWKVGSKRGVSTASAPPLRPPYHVLMYSF; encoded by the coding sequence ATGGCTTCAAGTTTCTTTTCGTTAGTGAAAGAGGAACCAGATACGGGGCACGATATGGAAACTACGCCCGtggcactaccacccactagtGTGGGTATGGGTGGTCACACGCCCCCAGGTGGGGGTGGGCGGCACGTGGGCGGTCCGCCACTACAGGCGGGGATGCCTCTTACGCCCGTAACGCCAACCACCCACCAGCCTCCACCCATCCGTCGAATTGAGATTGACCCAAACTTTGAGCCCGTGGCCCGTTCTCGTGCCAACACGTGGCCGCAGCCGTGCCCCGAGGGCTACATGGAGGGCGAGGAGCCCTTTGCGGTAGCCGCCGAGGGCCCTATGCCAGTGGATCAATCGCGGCCTCCGGGCACTATAGGCGGGCCGGGCGACCCCTCGGGCGGCCCTCCTAAGAAGAACACTTCCCGCCGCAACCCGTGGGGCAACATGTCCTACGCCGACCTCATCGCTCAGGCCATAATGTCGTCGCCCGAGGGACGCGCCACGCTCTCCCAGATCTATGACTGGATGGTGCAGAATGTGCCGTACTTCAAGGACAAGGGCGACTCCAACTCCTCCGCCGGCTGGAAGGTAGGCAGCAAGCGTGGCGTGAGCACGGCCTCCGCGCCACCACTCCGTCCACCATACCATGTCTTAATGTATTCATTTTAA